In the genome of Impatiens glandulifera chromosome 6, dImpGla2.1, whole genome shotgun sequence, the window AtgtaaatgaatttaataaaacatatcaatttatttattttacttttaattagtttttagtagttatttttagtatatagattaattcaataaaatttatttattttaatttcttgttgAAGAAtcttaatgtatatttttaagaataaatacatattcaaattaagggaatatttttatattaaaaaagtcaTGATTATGATCGAATTAATTATagtcaatttaaatattaaactaaattagACCTTTAGATATTCAAAAAGTGAGAAAAGAGATATAAATGCAAAATATAAGGGTTTAAATTCACATCGATAACCTcctctaattaattattagttaattGAGATGTGACAATCACTATTTTTCCtcctttcaaatatatataaaaattattttattttttatcaaaaacaaatgtatataatattatattttttaattaaaaagctaaatataaatataatgttttatttatttaaaaatataattaaacatatgttaatatatataatagtatattatttatttagttaaattctaatatatatatatatattaatttccttTCTAACTGTCTTGAATTTGAatagtataatttatattaatttgtattaagtTATagtattagaaatatttttaaaaatatatttatcattaaggaaaaagaaaaaaaagcatTGTTAGTTAAGTTTGCAACAACTACCCAATGCATGGGGGAGAATTTGTTATAAATGGGAGGTAGGATATATGGAAGGCAAGACAAATGCCTACAAACCCTCGACTACCATCAATTAGAATGCCCCTAAAATAGGGGATGTAAGGCTTCTTTATACCCCCACCAAACTCCCCATCCCACCCTTTTGGTCTTTGAGAATTTCAATCATCATCAACTAAATCATCCTTCTATCCCCTCGTTGATCTTGTCTTGTCGGGTAAGAGGCGGTCGACCTTTAAGGCCACCGCCTCCATTCCCCACACTTGCAAGACGATATCTCATTGTATTATACAATGGGAGATCACATCATGATATACGAGGAAAAACAAATGACTATTCTTTCATCTTCATTATCGTTCTCTTCCTCTTCCGCCTCAGAGTCTGAAGCGGAAGAGCTTCAGATGCGATTGGACCATGCCCCTCCATTTTGGAAAAACAAGAAGATGTTGTCAAAGCAATTGTCAATGCGTGAAACTCCACGAGACATTGCGTGGGAGAGGCGTCGTCGTCAGATGCTAGAGCAAGAGACTAAAAAGAGCCGGATCGCAACCAATGTGATTAACGAATGCGACGATTGCTTGACCGATGAAGACTTAAGCGAACTTAGGGGGTCCATTGAACTAGGATTTGGATTCAATGAAGATGGCATTAAGGAGTCGGTTGGTAAGAGGCTTTGTAACACATTGCCCGCGCTTGATCTCTATTTTGCCGTCAACAGACAATTCGCAACTAGTCCCATGACTTCTCCATCATGTAGCCATCG includes:
- the LOC124943718 gene encoding uncharacterized protein LOC124943718, which encodes MGDHIMIYEEKQMTILSSSLSFSSSSASESEAEELQMRLDHAPPFWKNKKMLSKQLSMRETPRDIAWERRRRQMLEQETKKSRIATNVINECDDCLTDEDLSELRGSIELGFGFNEDGIKESVGKRLCNTLPALDLYFAVNRQFATSPMTSPSCSHRSSPSFSSSTSSTSSSFTGGSPSVGSPNSEDSWKLCSPGDSPQQVKTKLRHWAQAVACSVRQAC